One window of the Methanocaldococcus vulcanius M7 genome contains the following:
- a CDS encoding DUF475 domain-containing protein, with amino-acid sequence MDIKELINNFKFSIFFTIICLILAFLWGNFIGLYVAIILGILEVSLSFDNAVVNATVLKRMDEYWQKMFLTVGILIAVFGMRLTFPLVIVSIASHINPIDVVNMALNNPSEYAMHLKEAHPLISAFGGAFLLMVFLKYFLNEEKDTHWIGLIEKPLAKLGKLESIEIVIALFILLLALKIVPSSEQLTVLISGILGIIVYVLVDSIGEYMQEKEQEMVNSAIKGGLILFLYLELLDASFSFDGVIGAFAITRDIILIALGLGIGAMFVRSLTVYLVKKGTLDEYIYLEHGAMYAIGTLAMLMFIGIRYHIPEYITGSIGALLIGLALVSSIIYNKKNMEIA; translated from the coding sequence ATGGATATTAAAGAATTGATCAATAACTTTAAATTTTCGATATTCTTTACAATTATATGTTTAATCTTGGCTTTTCTATGGGGGAATTTTATTGGGCTGTATGTTGCAATAATCTTGGGAATATTGGAAGTTAGTTTATCTTTTGATAATGCCGTTGTAAATGCGACTGTTTTAAAAAGAATGGATGAATATTGGCAAAAAATGTTTTTAACTGTTGGAATTTTAATTGCAGTGTTTGGAATGAGATTAACCTTCCCATTGGTTATTGTTTCTATTGCCTCCCATATAAATCCAATAGATGTTGTAAATATGGCATTAAATAATCCATCAGAATATGCCATGCATTTAAAAGAGGCACATCCCTTAATATCTGCATTTGGGGGAGCGTTTTTGTTGATGGTATTTTTAAAATACTTTTTAAATGAAGAAAAAGACACGCATTGGATTGGACTAATTGAAAAGCCATTGGCTAAATTGGGAAAGTTAGAATCTATTGAAATTGTTATTGCTCTTTTTATCCTTCTTTTAGCGTTAAAAATTGTTCCATCATCAGAACAATTAACAGTATTGATTAGTGGCATCTTGGGGATAATTGTTTATGTTTTAGTTGATTCTATAGGAGAGTATATGCAAGAAAAAGAGCAAGAAATGGTTAATTCAGCTATAAAAGGAGGGCTAATTCTATTTCTGTATTTGGAGTTGTTAGATGCAAGTTTTTCCTTTGATGGAGTAATAGGGGCTTTTGCAATTACAAGGGACATAATTTTAATTGCCTTAGGATTAGGTATTGGAGCGATGTTTGTAAGGAGTTTAACGGTATATTTGGTAAAGAAGGGAACTTTGGATGAGTATATATATTTAGAGCATGGTGCAATGTATGCCATTGGAACATTGGCAATGTTAATGTTTATTGGAATTAGATATCATATACCTGAATATATAACTGGTTCAATTGGTGCATTATTGATAGGTTTGGCGTTAGTTTCATCAATAATATATAATAAGAAAAATATGGAAATTGCTTAA
- a CDS encoding tetratricopeptide repeat protein — protein sequence MEVIYVLIAFGVFYMLIKVSNSSKKSKNKDKSSTTHKNSKTNIYKNLDRNINSLFEEGKRYENEGDYEKAIIFYNEILKKDLNNVDAWIRKGICLYKLRKFKLSIECMDKALKLDRKNYLAWFFKGNALMELKKYEDALKCYNYALNLAPPSEKAKILNNKKLLEEKLCKDNQDFERIKHFIKKGRNLLLKNDYNNALIEFKKVLMRDKYNIEALFGVGYCLNALNKFDEALGYWNEYLRLNPKDASGWFNKGVSLYNLKDYKNAIYCFKKVIELNPKDVDSYLFIINAYLYQKDYNGALEYVNEILKINPHWKFWKIKGDIYYSMKRYKDAIDSYKNALKYVKDEEIYISIGNAYKNIGDFKNALTYYEYALKLNPKNIIAKNLISKINSMIDKKTEEYINLSLYPTTFYFNEWNEATITISNKTKDTIKNISFELNANLFEVDNIEKINYLPPNSSIEITFLIKPKKKGEIPYEIKLSYERNGIKHIDVYEEYIKVSEPKMQQKSIGKEIYYCSELFLIHLKYNDLYKALGYLYDLKKYAEKNKSEMVKDIENLLNEINYRIKEKIGVSDDFYKRSEVIIERIKLGN from the coding sequence ATGGAGGTAATATATGTATTAATTGCCTTTGGTGTATTTTATATGTTAATTAAAGTTTCTAATTCATCAAAAAAATCAAAAAATAAAGATAAATCTTCCACTACACATAAAAATTCAAAAACAAATATATATAAAAATTTAGATAGAAATATTAACTCATTATTTGAGGAAGGAAAAAGATATGAAAATGAAGGGGACTATGAAAAGGCAATTATTTTTTATAACGAAATTTTAAAAAAAGACCTTAATAATGTTGATGCATGGATTCGTAAGGGGATTTGTTTATATAAACTAAGAAAATTCAAATTATCTATTGAGTGTATGGATAAGGCATTAAAATTGGATAGAAAAAACTATTTAGCGTGGTTTTTTAAAGGAAACGCACTTATGGAACTAAAAAAATATGAAGATGCATTAAAATGTTATAATTATGCACTAAACTTGGCTCCTCCATCAGAAAAGGCAAAAATTCTCAATAACAAAAAACTATTAGAAGAAAAACTTTGTAAAGATAATCAAGATTTTGAGAGGATAAAACATTTTATTAAAAAAGGTAGAAACTTGTTATTAAAGAACGATTATAACAACGCACTAATAGAATTTAAAAAGGTCTTAATGAGAGATAAATATAACATCGAAGCATTATTTGGAGTCGGCTATTGCCTAAATGCATTAAATAAATTTGATGAGGCATTGGGATATTGGAATGAATATCTAAGATTAAATCCAAAAGATGCCAGTGGCTGGTTTAATAAAGGAGTGAGCTTATACAACCTAAAAGATTATAAAAATGCCATTTATTGCTTTAAAAAGGTTATTGAATTAAATCCAAAAGATGTTGATTCCTACTTATTTATTATAAACGCCTATTTATATCAAAAAGATTATAATGGTGCATTAGAATATGTTAATGAAATACTAAAAATAAATCCTCACTGGAAATTTTGGAAAATAAAAGGGGATATATATTATTCAATGAAAAGATACAAAGATGCGATAGATTCATACAAAAATGCATTAAAGTATGTTAAAGATGAAGAAATATATATATCTATTGGAAACGCCTATAAAAATATTGGGGACTTTAAAAATGCATTAACATATTATGAGTATGCATTAAAACTAAATCCAAAAAATATAATTGCAAAAAATCTAATTAGTAAAATTAACAGTATGATTGATAAAAAAACAGAGGAATATATAAATCTATCATTATATCCTACAACATTCTACTTCAACGAATGGAATGAAGCCACAATAACAATATCAAACAAAACAAAAGATACAATAAAAAATATTAGTTTTGAATTAAATGCTAATTTATTTGAAGTAGATAATATTGAGAAAATAAATTATCTCCCTCCTAATTCATCAATTGAAATCACATTCTTAATAAAACCAAAAAAGAAAGGAGAAATTCCTTATGAAATAAAACTCTCCTATGAAAGAAATGGAATAAAGCATATAGATGTTTATGAAGAATACATAAAAGTTTCAGAACCTAAAATGCAACAGAAGTCAATTGGAAAGGAAATATATTATTGTAGTGAGTTATTTTTGATACACTTAAAATATAACGACCTATATAAGGCACTGGGCTATCTATATGATTTAAAAAAATATGCTGAAAAAAACAAATCGGAAATGGTAAAAGATATAGAAAATCTTCTAAATGAGATAAATTATAGAATAAAAGAGAAAATAGGTGTCTCAGATGACTTCTATAAAAGGTCAGAAGTAATTATTGAAAGAATAAAATTGGGAAATTAA